One Leptolyngbya ohadii IS1 genomic window carries:
- a CDS encoding urea amidolyase associated protein UAAP2: MTTSQTQLDPQTAIYDEVVPSRHPWSRVLKRGQIMRIEDLGGNQAVDFLVYNADAPDERYSAQDTTVAQGNLYLTTGSKLISNDGRVMMTILNDTCGRHDTSGGACSCESNSVRFGLDKRFQHACVENFLTALAPYGLGKRDMVSNINFFMNVPVSDNGTLEIVDGISAPGSIVDLRAEMNTLVAISNCPQINNPCNAYNPTPIRILIWEG, encoded by the coding sequence ATGACTACAAGCCAAACCCAACTCGATCCCCAAACTGCCATCTACGATGAAGTTGTTCCTTCTCGCCATCCCTGGTCGCGGGTGCTGAAGCGGGGACAGATTATGCGAATTGAGGATTTAGGCGGCAACCAGGCAGTTGATTTTCTGGTGTATAACGCCGATGCTCCTGATGAGCGATACAGTGCCCAGGATACAACCGTGGCGCAGGGCAACTTGTATTTGACAACGGGCAGCAAACTGATCTCAAATGATGGTCGCGTGATGATGACTATCCTGAACGACACCTGCGGACGGCACGACACCTCTGGCGGAGCCTGTAGCTGCGAAAGCAATTCCGTGCGATTTGGGCTAGACAAACGATTCCAGCACGCCTGCGTCGAAAATTTCCTCACGGCACTCGCACCCTATGGCTTAGGCAAGCGGGACATGGTAAGCAACATCAATTTCTTTATGAACGTTCCCGTCTCCGATAACGGAACCCTGGAGATTGTAGACGGCATTTCTGCCCCCGGCAGCATCGTCGATTTACGCGCCGAGATGAATACGCTAGTCGCCATTTCCAACTGCCCCCAGATTAATAATCCCTGCAATGCGTATAATCCTACGCCGATTCGGATTTTGATTTGGGAAGGGTAG
- a CDS encoding urea amidolyase associated protein UAAP1 produces the protein MVQSSVLPNSDSSNPGTIDPALILRDETLPGSAYWHGIIKRGNTLRITDLEGSQGVSLICYNADNPIERLNVADTAKIQFNAFLKKGMVIYSDMGRVLFSITEDTSGYHDLFGGCSNAASNAAKYGEGEFWVNARDSFRRAVTRYGLTKRDIMPNINLFTRVAIELEGKMTFVEGIEKPGSFIDLRAEMNVLVVLSNCPHALHPSTPYAPKPIQVPVWNSPAPTADDLCRNANPEAVRGFVNTDALFAQD, from the coding sequence ATGGTGCAATCATCTGTCCTGCCTAACTCTGATTCATCTAATCCAGGGACGATCGATCCAGCCCTGATTTTACGAGACGAAACCTTGCCCGGTAGCGCGTACTGGCACGGCATCATTAAGCGGGGAAATACGCTTCGCATCACCGATTTGGAAGGCTCACAGGGCGTTTCTCTGATTTGCTATAACGCCGATAATCCGATCGAGCGACTGAATGTAGCAGATACGGCAAAAATTCAGTTCAACGCTTTCCTGAAGAAAGGCATGGTGATCTATTCGGACATGGGGCGCGTCCTGTTTTCAATTACCGAAGATACATCCGGCTATCACGATCTGTTTGGTGGATGCAGCAATGCTGCCAGCAACGCCGCAAAGTACGGAGAAGGAGAATTTTGGGTGAACGCCCGCGATAGTTTCCGCCGAGCCGTCACCCGATACGGACTCACCAAGCGAGACATCATGCCCAATATTAATCTCTTTACACGAGTGGCGATCGAGCTAGAAGGCAAAATGACCTTTGTGGAAGGCATCGAAAAGCCCGGCAGCTTTATCGACCTCCGCGCCGAAATGAATGTCCTGGTCGTCCTCTCCAACTGCCCTCATGCCCTCCATCCCAGCACCCCCTACGCCCCAAAACCTATCCAAGTCCCCGTCTGGAATTCGCCTGCTCCCACCGCCGATGATCTGTGCCGCAATGCGAATCCCGAAGCAGTGCGCGGATTTGTGAATACGGATGCTTTGTTTGCTCAGGATTAG
- a CDS encoding Lrp/AsnC family transcriptional regulator has translation MIQPTSNPTSDRLQLDDLDIQIVQILHKDGRMAFTEIAKRVGVSEATIRNRVQRLLESNAIKIQAYLNPDKLGFRQIALIDVKLTDLAAARRVAQELVSIDSISYVAFVTGDYDLFLEVTYDSNETLLNFLAELRARSEVLDTKTTTVLKLLKTQYSFQV, from the coding sequence ATGATACAGCCAACCTCTAATCCGACAAGCGATCGCCTTCAGCTCGATGACCTGGACATTCAGATTGTGCAAATCCTGCACAAGGACGGGCGGATGGCATTTACGGAAATTGCCAAGCGAGTGGGGGTTTCAGAAGCCACGATTCGGAATCGGGTGCAGCGCCTACTGGAGTCCAACGCGATTAAAATTCAGGCGTATCTTAACCCTGATAAGCTGGGGTTCCGTCAAATTGCCCTGATCGACGTTAAGCTAACCGATCTGGCAGCGGCTCGGCGGGTTGCTCAGGAACTTGTCAGCATAGACTCTATTAGCTATGTGGCTTTTGTCACTGGAGACTATGACCTGTTCCTTGAAGTGACCTACGATTCCAATGAAACCCTGCTCAATTTTCTGGCTGAGCTGCGGGCAAGATCCGAAGTCCTCGACACAAAGACAACGACGGTGCTAAAGCTGCTGAAAACACAGTATTCCTTCCAGGTTTAG
- a CDS encoding GbsR/MarR family transcriptional regulator, producing the protein MSGRIFGWLLICEPPQQSHTELAEILQASKGSISTMTRLLLQLQLIERIRLPGDRRDFFQIRSGVWRETCNYFLRQVTAFREVAQHGLEMMRDAAPPQKERLQEMHDIHAFWERELPLLNARWEAERS; encoded by the coding sequence ATGTCAGGTCGGATTTTTGGCTGGCTGCTGATCTGTGAGCCACCTCAACAGTCGCACACGGAATTAGCCGAAATTCTCCAGGCTAGCAAGGGATCAATCAGCACTATGACTCGCCTGCTGCTTCAGCTTCAGCTAATTGAGCGGATTCGTCTACCGGGCGATCGACGCGACTTCTTTCAAATCAGGTCAGGGGTCTGGAGAGAAACCTGCAACTATTTTCTGAGGCAGGTGACAGCCTTTCGAGAAGTTGCCCAGCACGGTCTGGAGATGATGCGCGACGCCGCCCCACCCCAAAAAGAGCGTTTGCAGGAAATGCACGATATCCACGCCTTCTGGGAACGAGAACTGCCGCTGCTGAATGCCCGCTGGGAAGCAGAACGATCGTAG
- a CDS encoding aromatic ring-hydroxylating oxygenase subunit alpha, with the protein MMSSLSDRPTQAQSRFFAGSLYTSAALLPFEQQHIFRQTWLYIGQEQELIQSGTVRMLEVAGSSILITRGKDGNLRAFHNVCPHRAALFCSEPGSHQLKHLVCPYHAWTYSLEGDLVGVPREGRFSEDFCRSDYALMPIRLELWQNFIFICFSEAAPPLHDFLGGIPTALSNHFTPETTLLTKQQYLVNCNWKAYHDNTLCDYHVAVAHRTTLDVIQGPVNRYQHKFDTFVNLLYTPTTADWQTQNPVLEGLDDRSRNGFFTFGIFPNLHLLALPNGLVAWLRIDPLTVDTCLLNSEIYGIPALCRSIDQVTQEFDAFTQEDIAITEGVQRGYASGVYRSGPVNQLEDRIAHQQQMIWQFLQAGLERDRSSVHPEVAAVLSGGFTG; encoded by the coding sequence ATGATGAGTAGTCTCAGCGATCGTCCTACCCAAGCGCAGAGCAGATTTTTTGCAGGTTCTCTGTACACCTCCGCTGCCCTTCTGCCGTTTGAGCAGCAGCATATTTTCCGGCAAACCTGGCTGTACATTGGTCAAGAACAGGAGCTGATACAGTCCGGCACGGTCAGAATGCTTGAAGTGGCTGGCAGCAGCATTTTGATCACTCGCGGTAAGGATGGCAATCTGCGGGCGTTTCACAATGTCTGTCCGCATCGAGCGGCACTGTTTTGTTCGGAGCCAGGATCACATCAGCTCAAACACCTGGTCTGTCCTTACCATGCCTGGACTTACAGTTTGGAGGGCGATTTAGTCGGTGTTCCGCGAGAAGGGCGGTTCTCGGAGGATTTTTGTCGATCGGACTATGCGCTGATGCCAATTCGACTGGAACTCTGGCAAAATTTTATCTTTATCTGCTTTTCTGAAGCTGCACCGCCACTGCACGACTTTTTGGGCGGAATTCCTACTGCGTTGAGCAACCATTTCACTCCAGAGACGACTCTGCTCACAAAGCAGCAATATCTGGTCAACTGTAACTGGAAAGCCTATCACGACAATACGCTGTGTGATTATCACGTTGCCGTTGCCCATCGCACCACGCTCGATGTTATTCAGGGTCCGGTGAACCGCTATCAGCACAAGTTTGATACGTTCGTAAACCTGCTGTACACGCCGACGACGGCAGACTGGCAAACCCAAAATCCAGTGCTGGAAGGGTTAGACGATCGCAGCCGCAACGGATTTTTTACCTTTGGCATTTTTCCCAATCTGCACCTGCTGGCACTTCCCAATGGGCTGGTCGCCTGGCTTCGTATTGATCCGCTGACGGTGGATACCTGCCTGCTGAACTCCGAAATTTACGGAATTCCTGCCCTCTGTCGGTCGATCGATCAGGTGACACAGGAGTTTGATGCCTTTACCCAGGAGGACATTGCGATTACCGAAGGGGTTCAGCGGGGCTACGCCAGCGGTGTTTATCGTTCCGGTCCTGTGAACCAACTGGAGGATCGCATTGCCCACCAGCAGCAGATGATCTGGCAATTTTTGCAGGCAGGCTTAGAGCGCGATCGATCCAGTGTTCATCCAGAGGTTGCGGCAGTCTTGTCAGGCGGATTCACTGGCTAA
- a CDS encoding thioredoxin-like domain-containing protein has translation MARIRAPELSPTFPWLNTPHPLLLKTLRGRIVLLDFWTYGCINCLHVIPDLHDLEQKYGKQLTIVGVHTAKFDREQEVESVRQAVLRYGITHPVIVDQDRALWNQYAVRAYPTFVLINTQGYIVGTWVGEGRRQILDDRIAELIEPLLEAYPDQSGQDELLQEDIATSQFLIESPLAFPGKVLAHEASDTLFIADTGHHRIVMTTLAGRLKGTIGTGMAGWQDGSWENAQFAAPQGMAIDPAGQMLYVADAGNHLIRQVDLHQQTVTTIAGTGGQSRFIFPHGGRAREVDLNSPWDLALLNDRIYIAMAGAHQIWVLDQRNGTIQTLIGTGAEFCVDGTPDVAAFAQPYGITTDGNQLFVADSETSAVRVVSQNSVSPNPIFPNPVSPHSIPIAKTLCGLGQLYGFGDVDGVGEAVQLQHCSGLTYAQGFLWLADTYNHKIKQIDPVTRNCLTVAGQTVPGLRDGMGEAVQFAEPSGLAAARDQLYIADTNNHAIRCLNLQTLTIKTLSLPDLCSPFVCLP, from the coding sequence ATGGCTCGTATTCGTGCCCCTGAACTATCGCCGACCTTTCCCTGGCTCAACACCCCTCACCCGCTCCTGCTCAAAACCCTGCGAGGCAGAATTGTCCTGCTGGATTTCTGGACTTATGGCTGTATCAACTGTCTCCATGTCATTCCCGATTTGCACGACCTGGAGCAGAAATACGGCAAACAGCTCACGATCGTCGGCGTTCACACGGCTAAATTCGATCGGGAACAGGAGGTCGAGAGTGTTCGGCAAGCGGTTTTGCGCTATGGCATTACCCATCCTGTGATTGTGGATCAGGATCGCGCCCTGTGGAACCAGTATGCGGTTCGCGCTTATCCCACGTTTGTTTTGATTAATACCCAGGGTTACATTGTCGGGACATGGGTGGGTGAAGGCAGGCGGCAAATTTTAGACGATCGGATTGCAGAATTAATTGAACCACTGCTGGAAGCGTATCCGGATCAAAGCGGGCAGGATGAACTTCTGCAAGAAGACATTGCAACCTCTCAATTTCTGATAGAGTCGCCGCTGGCATTTCCAGGAAAGGTTTTAGCGCATGAAGCAAGCGATACGCTGTTTATCGCCGATACGGGACATCATCGGATTGTGATGACGACGCTAGCGGGAAGGCTCAAAGGAACGATCGGGACAGGAATGGCAGGATGGCAGGATGGCAGTTGGGAGAATGCTCAGTTTGCTGCGCCCCAGGGTATGGCTATTGATCCAGCGGGGCAAATGCTCTACGTTGCGGATGCCGGAAATCATCTGATTCGTCAGGTTGATCTGCACCAGCAAACCGTTACGACGATCGCAGGAACAGGCGGGCAAAGCCGATTCATTTTTCCTCATGGCGGCAGGGCAAGGGAGGTTGACTTAAATTCTCCGTGGGATTTGGCGCTGTTGAACGATCGAATTTACATTGCAATGGCGGGAGCGCATCAAATCTGGGTTTTGGATCAGAGGAATGGAACGATCCAGACGTTGATTGGCACCGGGGCAGAATTTTGTGTGGACGGCACGCCGGATGTTGCTGCCTTTGCCCAGCCCTATGGCATTACCACAGACGGGAATCAGCTATTTGTTGCAGACAGCGAAACCAGTGCAGTTCGGGTCGTTTCCCAAAATTCAGTTTCCCCTAATCCAATTTTCCCCAATCCAGTTTCCCCCCATTCAATTCCGATCGCAAAAACACTGTGCGGACTGGGGCAGCTTTATGGCTTTGGGGATGTTGATGGTGTGGGGGAAGCGGTACAGCTCCAGCACTGCTCAGGGTTAACCTATGCCCAGGGTTTTCTCTGGCTTGCAGATACCTATAATCACAAAATCAAGCAGATTGATCCAGTAACCAGAAATTGCCTTACCGTTGCAGGACAGACCGTGCCCGGACTGAGGGATGGCATGGGAGAAGCAGTGCAATTTGCAGAGCCGTCAGGACTTGCCGCCGCCCGCGATCAGCTCTATATTGCCGATACCAACAACCACGCCATTCGCTGTTTGAATTTACAGACGCTGACCATCAAGACGCTGTCACTGCCCGATCTGTGTTCGCCGTTTGTGTGCCTCCCGTAG
- a CDS encoding biotin/lipoyl-binding carrier protein — MLHQIPESPTQIAVTYRQSGDKNLLIEYGSLILDLNLRFRVHALMGWLKEHPLPGMIDLTPGIRSLQVHYDSRILPVRRLIETLMAAEAELPDIDAMQVPTRIVHLPLSWDDASTQLAIQKYMQSVRPDAPWCPSNIEFIRRINGLESIEQVKDIVFNASYLVLGLGDVYLGAPVATPLDPRHRLVTTKYNPARTWTPENAVGIGGAYLCIYGMEGPGGYQFVGRTVPVWNRYRQTADFTQPWLLRFFDQIRFFPVTPEELLRYREDVIQGKVKLDIQEETFSLKAYNEFLNQHADSIAAFRSTQRAAFAAERDRWAAAGEFTQQEEAPEPEPETPETLLPDDVEGVAAHISANVWQVLVQPGDRVEEGDRLIILEAMKMEITVEAEKSGTITEVFCRPGQTVTAGQLLAAIR; from the coding sequence ATCCTCCACCAAATCCCCGAATCCCCCACCCAAATCGCTGTCACCTATCGGCAGTCGGGCGATAAGAATCTGCTGATTGAATACGGTTCTCTGATTCTTGATCTGAATCTGCGGTTTCGGGTTCATGCCCTCATGGGTTGGCTGAAGGAGCATCCTCTTCCCGGCATGATTGACCTCACTCCCGGCATTCGATCGCTTCAGGTTCACTACGACAGCCGAATTCTTCCGGTGCGGCGGCTGATTGAAACTTTGATGGCTGCGGAAGCCGAACTGCCCGATATTGATGCGATGCAGGTGCCGACGCGGATTGTGCATTTGCCGCTCTCCTGGGATGATGCTTCGACGCAGCTGGCAATCCAGAAGTATATGCAGTCTGTGCGACCGGATGCGCCCTGGTGTCCCAGCAATATTGAGTTTATTCGCCGGATTAATGGGCTGGAGAGTATTGAGCAGGTTAAAGACATTGTGTTTAACGCCAGCTATCTGGTGCTGGGATTGGGCGATGTGTACCTGGGCGCACCTGTGGCAACTCCCCTTGATCCGCGCCATCGGTTAGTAACCACAAAATATAATCCGGCTCGCACCTGGACGCCCGAAAATGCGGTAGGTATTGGTGGAGCCTATCTCTGCATCTATGGCATGGAGGGACCGGGAGGCTATCAGTTTGTCGGGCGAACCGTTCCGGTGTGGAATCGCTATCGGCAAACGGCAGACTTTACCCAGCCCTGGCTGCTGCGCTTTTTCGATCAGATTCGATTCTTTCCCGTTACGCCGGAGGAACTGCTGCGCTACCGGGAGGATGTGATCCAGGGCAAAGTGAAGCTGGACATTCAGGAGGAAACCTTTAGCCTGAAAGCCTACAACGAATTTCTGAACCAGCACGCCGATTCCATTGCGGCATTTCGATCGACCCAACGGGCGGCTTTTGCAGCAGAGCGCGATCGCTGGGCAGCGGCGGGAGAATTTACCCAGCAGGAGGAAGCCCCTGAGCCGGAACCCGAAACCCCTGAAACATTACTGCCGGACGACGTAGAAGGCGTTGCTGCTCATATTTCTGCCAATGTGTGGCAGGTGTTAGTACAGCCGGGCGATCGGGTGGAGGAGGGCGATCGACTGATTATCCTGGAGGCGATGAAGATGGAAATTACGGTTGAGGCAGAAAAGTCGGGAACGATAACGGAGGTCTTTTGTCGCCCCGGTCAGACGGTTACAGCAGGTCAACTGCTCGCCGCAATTCGATAA
- a CDS encoding CmpA/NrtA family ABC transporter substrate-binding protein: MNKSFSLSRRRFLLTATASTFGTLVLHGCTQSQSQSAVSQSAAANGLETTTVALGFLPVVDCAPLVVAKEKGFFAKYGMTDVRLAKQPSWAALRDNVELGSSGGGIDGGQFQSPIPELISEGIITKGNEIIPMYTLARLNTHSVGISLASKYQDLRVTKDSSSLKQTFAQAKAANQPLKCAITFPRSSIDLWLHYWLAAGGIDPTSEASILVVPPAQVVSNLKRGTMDLFCATDPWNSRLVNEGAGFTAATSGEIWKNHPEKAFAMRAEWVDRHPKATIALLQAILEAQQWCDQPEHHRELAALLVKPDYTNAPLAAIEGRLSGRFDYGDGRVVNDPSLAVRFWSNGDVSISYPFKSHDLWFLVENLRWGKIPADLDLQAIVNRTNRDDLWKEAAKQIGVPTAQIPTRSSRGVETFFDGIQFDPDNPQAYLQSLKIRRM; encoded by the coding sequence ATGAACAAGTCCTTCTCGCTTTCGCGTCGCCGCTTTTTGCTTACCGCAACGGCATCCACGTTTGGCACGCTTGTCCTGCATGGCTGTACTCAGTCCCAATCCCAATCCGCTGTATCCCAATCTGCCGCTGCCAATGGACTGGAAACCACTACCGTAGCCCTTGGCTTTTTGCCTGTTGTGGACTGTGCGCCGCTGGTGGTTGCCAAAGAAAAAGGCTTTTTTGCCAAGTACGGCATGACCGATGTTAGGTTGGCAAAGCAACCCTCCTGGGCAGCCCTGCGCGACAATGTAGAACTGGGTTCCAGCGGTGGCGGTATTGATGGCGGGCAATTTCAAAGCCCGATTCCAGAACTGATCTCCGAGGGGATTATTACGAAGGGCAACGAGATTATCCCTATGTACACCCTGGCGCGGCTGAACACTCACAGCGTCGGCATTTCCCTGGCTTCTAAGTATCAGGATTTGCGGGTGACGAAGGACAGTTCCTCCCTGAAGCAGACCTTTGCTCAGGCAAAAGCAGCCAATCAGCCGCTCAAATGTGCTATCACCTTTCCCCGCAGTTCGATCGATCTGTGGCTGCACTACTGGCTGGCAGCGGGCGGCATTGACCCCACCAGTGAGGCAAGCATTTTGGTCGTTCCTCCTGCCCAGGTAGTGAGTAACCTGAAGCGGGGCACGATGGATTTATTCTGTGCCACTGACCCCTGGAATAGCAGACTGGTCAACGAAGGAGCGGGCTTCACGGCTGCTACAAGCGGAGAGATCTGGAAGAATCACCCGGAGAAAGCCTTTGCCATGCGGGCAGAATGGGTCGATCGCCATCCCAAAGCCACGATCGCTCTCCTTCAGGCAATCCTGGAAGCGCAGCAGTGGTGTGACCAACCGGAACATCATCGGGAACTTGCTGCTCTATTGGTAAAACCGGATTACACGAATGCTCCTCTAGCAGCGATCGAAGGACGCTTATCGGGTCGATTTGACTATGGCGATGGTCGGGTTGTGAATGATCCGTCGCTGGCGGTGCGGTTCTGGTCGAATGGGGATGTGTCGATTTCCTATCCGTTCAAAAGCCATGACCTCTGGTTCCTGGTGGAAAATCTGCGGTGGGGCAAAATCCCGGCGGATCTGGATCTTCAGGCGATCGTTAACCGCACCAATCGGGATGATCTGTGGAAGGAAGCCGCCAAGCAGATCGGTGTCCCCACAGCGCAAATTCCAACCCGTTCCTCTCGCGGCGTAGAAACCTTCTTTGACGGTATTCAATTTGATCCTGACAATCCGCAAGCGTATCTCCAGAGCCTCAAGATTCGCAGGATGTAG
- a CDS encoding 5-oxoprolinase/urea amidolyase family protein, producing the protein MDEVSDSLPSTIAIFPLPLSHQFIYSSIHPSIHSPPISSPPTPCPLLPTPHSPLPTPHSPLPTPHSSTMFNKVLIANRGEIACRIIRTLDRLGIQSVAVYSDADAHARHVMMATEAVGIGASPAAESYLRYDRILEAAQRTGAQAIHPGYGFLSENVEFAAACEAAGIAFIGPTTEQIRAFGLKHRARELAEQHRVPLVPGTGLLEDIEAAKAAAEAIGYPVMLKSTAGGGGIGMQVCFSQAELANAYEKVERLSQANFKQKGIFLEKYIQTARHIEVQIFGNGEGNVIALGERDCSIQRRNQKVIEETPAPGISNALRQQLYDCAVRLGKAVNYQSAGTVEFVFDVNTQQFYFLEVNTRLQVEHGVTEMVSGVDLVEWMVRLAAGDDTFLQAELPQFQGHSIQVRIYAEDAHKNFQPSAGLLSAVRFPDCSPDPIRCDRWIETGTEVTPFYDPLLAKVIVHGENREEAIAQLQTALEKSEVAGIETNLDYLRQVIASTPFQQGLVSTRYLNGFEYQPRTIDVLDPGTYTTVQDYPGRLGYWDIGVPPSGPMDHLAFRLANRILGNPESAAGLECTVLGPTLHFNCDTVICLTGAAMKATLNGEPIPYWTAVPVPAGSTLKLKSIQGAGYRTYLAVQNGFDVPDYLGSRSTFTLGQFGGHAGRTLRTGDVLRLEQGSKGVGSGELGSREQGSRGQGGLFALPGELIPKYTHEWEIGVLYGPHGAPDFFTPEDIEMLFSTRWTIHHNSARTGIRLIGPKPRWARTDGGEAGLHPSNIHDNAYAIGTIDFTGDMPIILAHDGPSLGGFVCPATIVQSELWKIGQLKPGDTVRFYCLTAEEALEREQVQDRLIEWMSGGVGEQANQLEENNTAASNSETATLNPQENTLPRSPLLRPLLTHPSTPPLIHPSTHSLPSSTKSPNPPPKSLSPIGSRAIRIC; encoded by the coding sequence GTGGATGAAGTTAGTGATTCGCTGCCTTCTACGATCGCCATATTTCCCCTACCCCTATCCCATCAGTTCATTTATTCATCCATTCATCCATCAATCCATTCACCACCCATCTCTTCTCCCCCTACTCCCTGCCCCCTGCTCCCCACTCCCCACTCCCCACTCCCCACTCCCCACTCCCCACTCCCCACTCCCCACTCATCGACTATGTTCAACAAAGTCCTGATCGCCAATCGCGGAGAAATCGCCTGCCGCATTATTCGGACGCTCGATCGCCTTGGCATTCAGTCGGTGGCGGTGTATTCCGATGCGGATGCCCATGCTCGGCACGTCATGATGGCAACGGAGGCGGTAGGAATTGGGGCGAGTCCGGCGGCGGAAAGCTATTTGAGATACGATCGCATCCTGGAAGCGGCGCAGCGAACAGGGGCGCAGGCAATTCATCCCGGCTATGGTTTTTTAAGTGAGAATGTAGAATTTGCTGCTGCCTGTGAAGCCGCAGGGATTGCGTTTATTGGTCCGACGACTGAGCAGATTCGAGCGTTTGGTTTAAAGCATCGAGCGCGGGAATTGGCGGAACAGCATCGGGTTCCTCTGGTTCCGGGAACGGGATTATTAGAGGACATAGAGGCGGCAAAAGCGGCGGCAGAGGCAATCGGCTATCCGGTGATGCTGAAGAGTACGGCGGGGGGCGGTGGAATTGGAATGCAGGTCTGCTTCAGTCAGGCAGAATTAGCAAATGCATACGAGAAAGTAGAACGTCTGAGCCAGGCGAATTTTAAGCAGAAGGGAATCTTTTTAGAGAAATATATTCAAACGGCGCGGCACATTGAAGTCCAAATCTTTGGGAACGGTGAAGGGAATGTGATCGCGTTAGGGGAGCGAGACTGTTCGATTCAGCGGCGCAACCAGAAAGTGATTGAGGAAACGCCTGCTCCCGGAATCAGCAATGCCCTGCGACAGCAGCTTTATGACTGCGCTGTGCGATTAGGGAAAGCCGTTAATTACCAGTCCGCAGGCACGGTTGAATTTGTGTTTGATGTGAATACGCAGCAGTTCTACTTCCTGGAGGTCAATACCCGCCTTCAGGTCGAGCATGGCGTAACGGAAATGGTAAGTGGTGTGGATCTGGTGGAGTGGATGGTGCGTCTGGCGGCGGGCGATGATACTTTCCTGCAAGCTGAACTGCCTCAGTTTCAGGGACACTCGATTCAGGTGCGAATCTATGCCGAAGATGCTCACAAAAACTTTCAGCCTAGCGCAGGTCTCCTGAGTGCTGTTCGTTTTCCAGACTGTTCTCCTGACCCTATTCGCTGCGATCGCTGGATTGAAACCGGAACAGAAGTTACGCCTTTTTACGATCCGCTGCTGGCAAAAGTCATTGTGCATGGGGAAAACCGGGAAGAGGCGATCGCCCAACTGCAAACGGCTCTTGAGAAATCAGAAGTGGCAGGCATTGAAACCAACCTGGACTATCTGCGGCAGGTCATTGCCAGTACCCCCTTCCAGCAGGGACTCGTCAGCACCCGCTATCTGAACGGATTTGAGTATCAGCCGCGCACGATCGATGTTCTCGATCCCGGCACCTACACTACAGTTCAGGACTATCCCGGACGGTTGGGCTACTGGGATATTGGTGTCCCGCCTTCGGGACCGATGGATCACCTGGCGTTTCGGCTGGCAAATCGAATTTTAGGCAATCCTGAATCTGCCGCCGGATTAGAATGTACCGTCCTCGGTCCTACCCTGCACTTCAACTGCGATACGGTAATTTGCCTCACGGGAGCCGCGATGAAAGCCACCCTCAACGGTGAGCCGATTCCCTACTGGACAGCCGTTCCCGTCCCCGCAGGCAGCACCCTCAAACTCAAATCAATTCAGGGTGCAGGCTATCGCACCTACCTTGCCGTTCAAAATGGCTTCGACGTTCCCGACTACCTGGGCAGTCGATCGACCTTTACCCTCGGACAGTTTGGGGGACATGCAGGGCGGACGCTTCGGACGGGGGATGTTTTGCGGTTGGAGCAGGGGAGCAAGGGAGTAGGGAGTGGGGAATTAGGGAGTAGGGAGCAGGGGAGCAGGGGGCAGGGGGGATTGTTTGCTTTACCGGGTGAGCTTATTCCTAAATATACGCATGAGTGGGAAATTGGGGTTCTTTATGGACCGCATGGGGCACCGGATTTCTTTACGCCCGAAGATATCGAGATGCTGTTTTCTACGCGCTGGACGATTCACCATAACTCTGCACGTACCGGGATTCGCCTGATTGGACCCAAACCTCGCTGGGCAAGAACCGATGGCGGTGAGGCTGGACTTCATCCCTCTAATATCCACGACAACGCTTATGCGATCGGCACGATCGACTTTACGGGCGATATGCCTATCATCCTGGCACACGACGGTCCCAGCTTAGGGGGATTTGTTTGCCCTGCGACGATCGTCCAATCCGAACTCTGGAAAATCGGACAGCTTAAACCCGGCGACACCGTTCGCTTCTATTGCCTGACTGCGGAGGAAGCTCTGGAGCGGGAGCAAGTCCAGGATCGCTTGATTGAGTGGATGAGTGGAGGGGTAGGAGAGCAGGCAAATCAATTAGAGGAAAATAACACAGCAGCCTCAAACTCCGAAACAGCAACACTAAACCCTCAAGAAAACACACTCCCCCGCTCCCCACTCCTCCGCCCCCTACTCACCCACCCCTCCACCCCTCCACTCATCCACCCCTCCACCCATTCACTCCCATCCTCCACCAAATCCCCGAATCCCCCACCCAAATCGCTGTCACCTATCGGCAGTCGGGCGATAAGAATCTGCTGA